The genomic segment AGCGCGCGCTCCGTGGCTGACAGCGCGCGAGATAGGGCAGTGCGCAGGTGGGCGCGCTCCTGATCCATCTTCCCGGCAGCCACCAGCGACAGGTAGTGTGCATCCAATGCCTCGCAGAGGGAGCGCCGCTCCGCCACCGTCACACCTGGCGGCGGTGGGAATGCGATCGGATAGGCTCCGAGGCTTGCCCCGCCCTTGGCCCGGTAGGCAACGGGTCGCCAGTCGTTCGCAAGAAGCACCTCTCGCCACGTGGCATACGCCTCCCGCAGCCCCTCTCGGCGTGCCCCACCGAGTTCCCATAGGCGTTCAGCGAGGAATGGGCTGACGCCCTGCACGGTCTGCCGTAGCCAGTCCGGCCCAATCTCCTCGGCGTCTCTGGCCAGCGCCTCGAACTCGTCGGGCGTGAGGATACGGGGGTCGAGGCCGCCGATGGGAGGGGGCGGCTGGTAACGCAGTCCGGCTCGTACCTGTCGCCGCGATTGCTTCGCTCCCACGGTCTTCAGCGCTCCCAGCACGAGCCCCGTGTCGTCGAGGAGCATCACGTTGGAGTGCTTGCCCATGAACTCGCCAATGTAGGTGAAGGTGCGTCCCCCTTCACCAATCACCTCGACTTCGAGCACGCGATCCATCCCGCGCATCCGTACATCCGTGATCCGTCCGTTCTCTGTCCACTTACGCGCCATCGAGCAGAAAGCCGGCGTCGGCTGGGGGTTGGCAGGGCGAACGGCGGTGAGGTGTGCGCGAGCAAACTGCGCGTCACAGCAGAGCAGGAGCACGAGCAGCGGGCCTCCGCAATACACCTGCAGGCACAGCGTGTGTTCGTCGGGTTGCGAAATGCGCTGCAGGCGGCCGCCGACCAACTTGCGGCACTCGGCGACCACGGCAGCAAGCACCGTGCTGTCAAAGGGGGCGCGAAAGCTCATCGCACTCGATTATACGGCTCGCGTTGGCCGGCAGACTTCGAGCGCCGGGGCAGACGCCCCGGCGCTCTGCTAGTCGGTGTGTCCGTTTCCTATGGCCCGAATCTGGGCAGCGTGCCAGACGCGGTACCCGTGAGCAGCGTCCCGTTGGCGTTAACCGAGAAGCTGACCGTACCATCCGAGTTGAAGGTGAGACTTGCCACTCCGGCCTGCACTTCCTCGGAGAACTGGGTAATGGTGCCCGCGCTAGCCACGAAGTCGGCGCGAAGGAAGGACCCGCTCTCGGTTCCTGCCGTGCCAGCCAGCGTATCGGGCCCGGTCACATCGGCCGTCACGTT from the Fimbriimonadia bacterium genome contains:
- a CDS encoding fibronectin-binding domain-containing protein, which produces MSFRAPFDSTVLAAVVAECRKLVGGRLQRISQPDEHTLCLQVYCGGPLLVLLLCCDAQFARAHLTAVRPANPQPTPAFCSMARKWTENGRITDVRMRGMDRVLEVEVIGEGGRTFTYIGEFMGKHSNVMLLDDTGLVLGALKTVGAKQSRRQVRAGLRYQPPPPIGGLDPRILTPDEFEALARDAEEIGPDWLRQTVQGVSPFLAERLWELGGARREGLREAYATWREVLLANDWRPVAYRAKGGASLGAYPIAFPPPPGVTVAERRSLCEALDAHYLSLVAAGKMDQERAHLRTALSRALSATERALDDVQARLSDADLARRWQVFAELILAYAHTLEPGATTLLAPDYTDPTGAEVEIALDGNLTPAENAELYFRKARSARQAEPALRERLVLLSRARDDLLALLARLDDMRAQELAEARNEATLRGWLRTQESQRGEKEERPFDGHRIRRVHTAEGLDILYGESATANDYLTQRVAKPNDWWLHVRGGVSAHAIVPTGNRPADVPRSVLERAAQLVARNSPAKHSSLVAVDYTLRKFVRKPRGAAPGLVTYSHEKTLHVTPLKDG